In one Acetobacter sp. genomic region, the following are encoded:
- a CDS encoding bifunctional folylpolyglutamate synthase/dihydrofolate synthase: MTDTPSPRQPALGAEFTGRTGTVLERLNRLYPALIDLSLGRLEALLGRLGHPERHLPPVIHVAGTNGKGSTCANLRAIGETAGWRVHVMTSPHLVDVTERFRVAGQLVSEEELVATLEEIERVNDGEPITVFEVLTAAGFLLFSRHPAELAIIEVGLGGRFDATNVLTRPAACAITAISMDHEAFLGSTLAAIAGEKAGIIKPSAPVVTGRQPQAVRDVVQAEADAQNAPLLLRDRDWELTRSEDGASLLYKDAKGVLTLPLPALTGAHQDDNAGLAVATLRASGLDLPDSAWAGIAHTRWPARLQKLEGALAAQLPSGWELWLDGGHNPGAGEALVPVLEHWSDRPLHILVGMKQTKDASGFLSPLLDHATSVHAVAEPDQHLALPVEAIVEASRGRAQPGPDIATALTRLSGRPEKTARVLICGSLYLAGVVLKKDGWHAE, translated from the coding sequence ATGACCGACACGCCTTCACCCCGCCAGCCTGCGCTTGGAGCGGAGTTCACGGGCCGGACCGGAACTGTTCTGGAACGGCTGAACCGACTCTATCCGGCCCTGATCGACCTGTCTCTGGGACGCCTCGAAGCCCTTCTGGGCAGACTCGGTCACCCCGAACGACACCTCCCTCCCGTCATCCATGTCGCCGGAACCAACGGCAAGGGCAGCACCTGCGCCAATCTGCGCGCCATCGGTGAGACGGCGGGCTGGCGTGTGCATGTCATGACCTCGCCCCATCTGGTGGATGTGACGGAGCGGTTCCGCGTCGCGGGCCAGTTGGTCAGCGAGGAAGAGCTGGTCGCCACGCTGGAAGAGATCGAACGGGTGAACGATGGTGAGCCGATCACCGTGTTTGAGGTGCTGACAGCCGCCGGATTCCTACTGTTCTCACGGCACCCTGCCGAACTGGCCATCATCGAGGTCGGGCTGGGTGGCCGCTTTGACGCCACGAATGTTCTGACCCGTCCAGCCGCCTGCGCCATCACCGCCATCTCGATGGATCATGAAGCCTTCCTCGGCAGTACTCTCGCCGCCATCGCGGGCGAAAAGGCAGGCATCATCAAACCGAGCGCGCCCGTTGTCACCGGACGCCAGCCTCAGGCGGTGCGGGATGTCGTGCAGGCGGAAGCCGACGCCCAAAACGCGCCTCTCCTGCTGCGGGACCGTGACTGGGAGCTGACGCGCAGCGAGGATGGAGCCTCACTGCTTTACAAGGACGCCAAGGGCGTTCTGACGCTCCCTCTCCCTGCCCTCACCGGCGCGCATCAGGACGACAACGCCGGACTCGCCGTGGCGACCCTCCGCGCCAGTGGGCTTGATCTGCCTGACTCGGCATGGGCGGGAATCGCACACACACGCTGGCCCGCACGCCTTCAGAAACTCGAAGGCGCGCTTGCCGCCCAGCTTCCGTCCGGATGGGAGCTGTGGCTGGATGGCGGGCACAATCCCGGCGCAGGCGAAGCGCTGGTGCCCGTGCTTGAACACTGGTCTGATCGACCGCTGCATATTCTGGTCGGCATGAAGCAGACCAAGGACGCGTCAGGTTTCCTTTCGCCCCTTCTCGATCACGCTACCTCCGTTCACGCGGTTGCGGAACCGGACCAGCATCTGGCGCTCCCTGTGGAAGCCATCGTGGAAGCCTCCCGTGGACGCGCGCAGCCCGGGCCCGACATTGCCACCGCACTCACCAGACTGTCCGGGAGACCGGAAAAGACGGCGCGCGTCCTGATCTGCGGCAGCCTTTATCTGGCTGGAGTTGTGTTGAAAAAAGACGGATGGCACGCTGAATAG
- the gabT gene encoding 4-aminobutyrate--2-oxoglutarate transaminase, giving the protein MSTGKSNKDLSARRAAAVPVGVGSATAIYADRALGAELWDVEGRRYIDFAAGIAVVNVGHRHPAVIQAVQEQLERFSHTGFQVAPYENYVALAERLNAVAPLEGPAKSIFFTTGAEATENAVKIARAATGRSGVIAFTGGFHGRTLLASAMTGKVNPYKTQFGSMPGDVFHVPFPARGVSVADSLNALDLMFAADVDPSRVAAIIIEPVQGEGGFRVSPKELLEGLRERCTKHGILLIADEVQTGFARTGKLFGIQHSGVKPDLISVAKALGGGFPLSGVVGRADIMDAVRPGGLGGTYGGSPLACAAGLAVLDVIEKEKLCARAEHIGATISRRIAGWAERSDLTPIGKAHGLGAMVGFDVLSARGSDEVKAGGAGDICARAAEAGLIVLSCGVLGETVRLLPPLTISDELLNEGLDLLEKVLAV; this is encoded by the coding sequence GTGAGTACAGGCAAGAGCAACAAGGATCTGTCGGCTCGTCGTGCGGCAGCCGTACCTGTTGGTGTTGGCTCGGCAACCGCTATTTATGCGGATCGGGCTCTGGGCGCTGAACTGTGGGATGTCGAAGGGCGTCGCTATATTGACTTTGCAGCAGGTATTGCTGTGGTCAATGTCGGCCACCGTCATCCGGCCGTTATCCAGGCTGTGCAGGAACAACTGGAGCGTTTCAGCCATACGGGTTTTCAGGTTGCGCCGTATGAGAATTATGTGGCTCTTGCAGAGCGTCTGAATGCTGTCGCCCCTCTGGAAGGCCCTGCGAAAAGCATTTTCTTCACGACGGGTGCGGAAGCGACCGAAAATGCCGTGAAGATCGCTCGCGCTGCTACGGGTCGGTCAGGTGTGATCGCCTTCACTGGCGGTTTCCACGGACGCACGCTGCTTGCTTCTGCCATGACCGGCAAGGTGAACCCCTACAAGACGCAGTTCGGCTCTATGCCGGGCGATGTGTTCCATGTGCCGTTCCCCGCTCGTGGTGTTTCGGTTGCGGACAGCCTCAATGCGCTTGACCTGATGTTCGCCGCCGATGTTGATCCGTCCCGCGTGGCTGCGATCATCATTGAGCCGGTGCAGGGTGAGGGTGGTTTCCGGGTGAGCCCGAAGGAGCTGCTCGAAGGTCTGCGTGAGCGTTGCACGAAGCACGGCATCCTGCTGATCGCGGATGAGGTCCAGACCGGTTTTGCCCGTACAGGCAAGCTGTTCGGCATCCAGCATTCGGGTGTGAAGCCTGATCTGATTTCAGTCGCCAAGGCTCTTGGTGGCGGGTTCCCGCTATCCGGTGTCGTTGGTCGCGCAGACATCATGGACGCTGTCCGTCCGGGCGGTCTGGGTGGCACGTATGGTGGTTCTCCGCTGGCCTGTGCTGCGGGTCTTGCTGTGCTGGATGTGATCGAAAAAGAAAAGCTCTGTGCCCGTGCCGAGCATATTGGCGCGACGATCAGCAGGCGCATTGCGGGCTGGGCCGAACGGAGTGATCTGACACCGATCGGCAAGGCGCATGGTCTTGGCGCGATGGTTGGTTTCGATGTGCTCAGCGCACGTGGCTCTGATGAGGTGAAAGCCGGTGGTGCGGGTGATATCTGCGCACGTGCGGCAGAAGCGGGTCTGATCGTTCTGTCCTGTGGCGTACTCGGCGAGACGGTTCGTCTGCTGCCGCCTCTGACCATCAGTGATGAACTGCTGAACGAAGGTCTGGATCTTCTTGAGAAGGTTCTCGCAGTCTGA
- a CDS encoding LysR family transcriptional regulator: MALTLRQLRYFVSVAEVGSISGAAMVLLVSQSTVTEALRDLEAEMGFRLFDRHARGVVLTRRGQQFFQRVQRILDSVADAQSMKDEDEEALVGRLTLGVTQVVAGYVLPDLLTRFRRAFPKVEVILVEEQSDYLDHMLVSGELDLAVMLRLGSSIPSACGAHVMGVSPHHVWLSHGHPLAQEKQVSLKQLDQEPFITLAADVLESRMTAVFEKFSFQSTSCFRSTSIEAVRSLVAAGHGIALLPQLIYRPWSLEGEKIESRPVQEELPAADLLVMWRRGLPLAAPAQYFMDMALQRTDRVAGW; encoded by the coding sequence ATGGCGCTGACATTACGCCAGCTTCGCTATTTTGTGTCTGTCGCGGAAGTCGGTTCGATTTCCGGCGCGGCCATGGTGCTGCTGGTGTCTCAATCAACGGTGACGGAAGCGCTGCGTGATCTCGAGGCGGAGATGGGATTCCGGCTGTTTGACCGTCATGCGCGGGGTGTTGTTCTGACCCGTCGTGGGCAGCAGTTTTTCCAGCGCGTGCAGCGTATTCTTGACAGTGTGGCCGACGCCCAGAGCATGAAGGACGAGGATGAAGAAGCTCTCGTCGGCAGGCTCACTCTTGGTGTGACACAGGTTGTGGCGGGCTATGTCCTGCCCGATCTTCTGACACGATTCCGGCGGGCTTTTCCGAAGGTGGAGGTGATACTGGTAGAGGAACAGTCGGACTATCTGGATCACATGCTGGTCAGTGGAGAGCTTGACCTTGCCGTGATGCTGCGTCTCGGCAGTTCGATCCCCAGCGCGTGCGGCGCGCATGTGATGGGAGTTTCCCCTCATCACGTCTGGCTGTCTCATGGTCATCCTCTTGCGCAGGAGAAGCAGGTCAGTTTGAAGCAACTGGATCAGGAGCCTTTCATCACGCTTGCAGCGGATGTTCTTGAAAGCAGAATGACGGCGGTCTTTGAGAAGTTTTCGTTTCAGTCGACATCCTGTTTCCGGTCGACGTCCATTGAAGCCGTGCGGAGTCTGGTGGCAGCCGGGCATGGTATCGCCCTGTTGCCGCAACTGATTTACCGTCCCTGGTCGCTTGAAGGGGAGAAGATAGAATCCCGTCCGGTTCAGGAGGAGCTTCCGGCGGCCGATTTGCTGGTGATGTGGCGACGCGGTCTGCCGCTGGCTGCTCCGGCGCAGTATTTCATGGATATGGCGTTGCAGCGAACGGATCGTGTTGCGGGCTGGTGA
- a CDS encoding ABC transporter permease, with amino-acid sequence MRNVALWGAASAVLAFLLLPLLIVLVFAFDASSVQVWPIHSFSLKWFYATWADEEVRSALLVSLEVAGLATLFASVLGTLAAVGMNGLSSRAVQIGSFFLTLPIALPGVLTGIAMNSFFTALEIPFTMMTLVIAHTTFCTVVIYSNVMARLRRLPRSLLEAAQDMGATPFRGFVSVTLPLLSGAIVSGMLLAFALSFDEVIVSTFTSGSETTLPLWIFGAIRLGQHMPEVNVVVFAVVAVTILPIIIGQKLAASASRE; translated from the coding sequence ATGCGTAATGTTGCTCTCTGGGGCGCTGCATCTGCGGTGCTGGCGTTTCTGCTCCTGCCGCTGCTGATTGTGCTGGTGTTCGCGTTCGATGCGTCGTCCGTGCAGGTCTGGCCCATCCATTCCTTTTCACTGAAATGGTTCTACGCCACGTGGGCGGACGAAGAAGTGAGAAGCGCTCTTCTTGTGTCTCTGGAGGTGGCGGGTCTGGCGACCCTGTTTGCGTCCGTGCTTGGAACGCTGGCGGCTGTGGGGATGAATGGTCTTTCCTCGCGTGCTGTTCAGATAGGTTCATTCTTTCTCACGCTTCCCATTGCGCTGCCGGGTGTGCTGACCGGCATCGCGATGAACAGTTTCTTCACCGCGCTGGAAATTCCCTTCACGATGATGACGCTGGTGATTGCGCATACGACGTTCTGTACGGTGGTGATTTACAGCAATGTCATGGCGCGGCTTCGGCGGCTTCCCCGTTCGCTGCTGGAAGCGGCACAGGATATGGGCGCGACCCCTTTCCGGGGTTTTGTCAGTGTCACACTGCCTCTTTTGAGCGGTGCGATTGTGTCGGGAATGCTGCTTGCGTTCGCGCTGTCCTTCGATGAAGTGATTGTCTCGACCTTCACGTCCGGTTCTGAAACGACCCTGCCACTGTGGATCTTCGGCGCCATTCGTCTGGGCCAGCATATGCCGGAAGTGAATGTTGTGGTGTTCGCTGTTGTCGCTGTTACGATCCTGCCGATCATTATTGGTCAGAAACTGGCTGCTTCCGCATCCAGGGAGTAG
- a CDS encoding ABC transporter permease has translation MTGGRKLLGHAALLLPPFGWLTVFYLGSLFALLLSAFWQVDSMSGEILHEWTLDNFRILVTDSTYRVIAERTIGIAVLVTITDIILAWPLAYVIARKVGPRMKLVLLVLVALPLWSSMLARIYSWRLILGHDGVLNWFLRTAGLPEQSFAFTNVALWIVFTYLWLPFMLMPLVSALERIPASLPDAAGDMGATPFQTFRTVIFPLAIPGMAAGSVFTFAVTLGEYVTPMLVGGAGSEFIGNVVYSNVGVSGNIPFAAAYSMILLVVVAAYMLLARQFGAFDGA, from the coding sequence ATGACGGGCGGCCGGAAGCTTCTGGGGCATGCAGCCCTCCTGTTACCTCCGTTCGGATGGCTGACAGTTTTTTATCTGGGCAGTCTGTTCGCCCTGCTGCTTTCGGCCTTCTGGCAGGTCGATTCAATGTCCGGCGAAATACTCCACGAGTGGACGCTGGACAATTTCCGTATCCTCGTCACGGATAGCACCTACCGTGTCATTGCGGAGCGGACGATCGGTATTGCGGTGCTGGTCACGATTACGGACATCATCCTTGCGTGGCCACTGGCCTACGTTATTGCCCGCAAGGTTGGGCCACGTATGAAACTGGTTCTGCTGGTGCTGGTGGCGCTGCCGCTCTGGTCGAGCATGCTGGCGCGGATTTATTCCTGGCGGCTGATCCTTGGTCATGACGGTGTGCTGAACTGGTTTCTGCGGACGGCAGGATTGCCGGAGCAGTCATTCGCTTTCACGAACGTCGCTTTATGGATCGTGTTCACCTATCTCTGGCTGCCTTTCATGCTGATGCCGCTGGTTTCAGCTCTGGAACGTATTCCGGCCTCTTTGCCTGATGCGGCTGGGGATATGGGCGCCACACCGTTTCAGACGTTTCGGACCGTGATCTTTCCTCTCGCCATTCCCGGTATGGCGGCCGGATCAGTGTTCACCTTTGCCGTCACGCTGGGTGAGTATGTCACGCCGATGCTGGTCGGAGGGGCCGGTTCTGAATTTATCGGCAACGTGGTCTATTCGAATGTCGGTGTATCGGGAAATATTCCGTTTGCAGCAGCCTATTCCATGATTCTTCTTGTTGTGGTCGCGGCTTATATGTTGCTGGCCCGCCAGTTCGGGGCGTTTGACGGAGCATGA
- a CDS encoding ABC transporter substrate-binding protein: MKGFSALLLATCCTAMMAQAQAADLPTSVGKGEGDLNVVAWEGYADDVWVKPFEQQSGCKVHRKYVGSSDEMVALTRMGGGKGFDVVSASGDAALRLIFGKNVQPVNISLIPAYGDLMPELKEPSFNTVKGVHYGISYEWGPNVLMWNTKTITTAPTSWSVIYDKAHAGVITVPDNPIQIADAALYLSHTKPELGITDPYELTQPQMDAVVSLLKEQRPLVKKYWALASDEVDLFKSGDAQVGAAWPYQANTLRAANVPVQDTIPTEGATGWADTWMISTHAEHPNCAYLWINHVMTPKVQAQQALSFGETPANTKACAEMDTMQPGSCKQYHADASAAYFSTIKFWKTPVKQCGNGQNNCLDYAAWQRAWQQVKQ, translated from the coding sequence ATGAAGGGTTTCAGTGCATTGCTTCTGGCGACCTGTTGCACCGCGATGATGGCGCAGGCGCAGGCGGCGGATCTGCCGACTTCCGTTGGGAAGGGCGAGGGAGATCTGAATGTCGTTGCCTGGGAAGGCTACGCGGACGACGTCTGGGTCAAGCCGTTTGAACAGCAGTCAGGGTGCAAGGTCCATCGCAAATATGTCGGCTCGTCCGATGAAATGGTGGCGCTGACCCGCATGGGCGGCGGCAAGGGATTTGACGTTGTCTCGGCATCCGGCGACGCAGCGCTCCGGCTGATCTTCGGCAAGAACGTGCAGCCGGTGAATATCAGCCTCATCCCGGCTTATGGCGATCTGATGCCGGAACTGAAGGAGCCTTCCTTCAACACGGTGAAGGGTGTTCATTACGGCATTTCCTATGAGTGGGGGCCGAATGTCCTCATGTGGAACACGAAAACGATCACGACGGCTCCGACAAGCTGGTCTGTCATTTATGACAAGGCTCATGCGGGTGTGATCACGGTTCCGGACAACCCGATCCAGATTGCGGATGCGGCGCTGTATCTGTCGCACACCAAGCCGGAACTGGGCATCACTGATCCTTATGAGCTGACACAGCCGCAGATGGACGCGGTCGTGTCGCTGCTGAAAGAACAGCGCCCTCTGGTCAAGAAATACTGGGCGCTGGCGTCAGATGAAGTCGATCTGTTCAAGAGCGGTGATGCTCAGGTCGGTGCGGCATGGCCATATCAGGCCAACACGCTGCGGGCTGCTAATGTGCCTGTGCAGGACACCATCCCGACTGAAGGAGCCACCGGTTGGGCTGATACGTGGATGATCAGCACTCATGCGGAGCATCCGAACTGTGCCTATCTCTGGATCAACCATGTGATGACGCCGAAGGTTCAGGCCCAGCAGGCGCTGTCCTTTGGCGAGACGCCTGCTAACACCAAGGCCTGCGCCGAGATGGATACGATGCAGCCCGGTTCATGCAAGCAGTATCATGCTGACGCCTCAGCGGCATATTTCTCGACCATCAAATTCTGGAAAACACCAGTCAAGCAGTGTGGAAATGGTCAGAACAACTGTCTTGATTATGCCGCATGGCAGCGTGCCTGGCAGCAGGTCAAACAGTAA
- a CDS encoding ABC transporter ATP-binding protein, whose protein sequence is MTDEPSLHMPAVSLTALTKSYGHGRPVLKGIDLAIRRGEFFTMLGPSGSGKTTTLRLIGGFELPDSGEVFLGGNKVTGLPPYRRDVNTMFQDYALFPHMSLLDNVAYGMKIRGVAKAERSERATKALAMVHLEAVGDRRPSQLSGGQRQRVALARALVNEPSLILLDEPLGALDLKLRREMQVELKRIQKQTGITFVYVTHDQEEALSMSDRIAVFSEGVIEQIGTPEELYERPASSFVARFIGSSNILSEEGGEILLRPEDIRLEPQDYVLTDHEAGLSGLVHEISYLGPVTRCRVTATDGDMGVTAMVPSRQARGLSENMAVRAVWSKESAYPLSS, encoded by the coding sequence ATGACGGATGAGCCTTCCCTGCATATGCCAGCAGTCAGTCTGACGGCCCTGACGAAATCCTACGGGCACGGCAGGCCGGTCCTGAAAGGCATCGATCTGGCCATCCGGCGTGGCGAGTTCTTTACCATGCTTGGTCCGTCAGGTTCCGGAAAGACCACCACCCTGCGTCTGATCGGCGGATTTGAGTTGCCGGACTCCGGAGAGGTTTTTCTCGGCGGCAACAAGGTTACAGGCCTTCCTCCGTACAGGCGTGATGTCAACACGATGTTTCAGGACTATGCGTTGTTTCCGCATATGAGTCTTCTGGACAATGTCGCCTACGGCATGAAGATCAGGGGGGTGGCGAAGGCCGAACGATCAGAGCGGGCCACAAAGGCGCTGGCCATGGTGCATCTGGAAGCGGTCGGGGATCGTCGTCCTTCCCAGCTTTCGGGTGGACAAAGGCAGCGTGTGGCGCTGGCGCGGGCATTGGTGAATGAACCCTCCCTGATCCTGCTTGATGAGCCGCTGGGCGCTCTGGATTTGAAATTGCGTCGCGAGATGCAGGTGGAACTGAAGAGAATTCAGAAACAGACGGGAATAACCTTTGTTTACGTCACGCATGATCAGGAGGAGGCGCTGAGCATGAGTGATCGTATCGCGGTGTTTTCGGAAGGTGTGATTGAACAGATCGGTACGCCGGAAGAGCTGTATGAACGGCCCGCGAGCAGTTTTGTGGCCCGTTTTATCGGATCATCCAATATCCTGAGTGAAGAGGGGGGCGAGATTCTGCTGAGACCAGAAGATATAAGGCTGGAGCCGCAGGATTACGTTCTGACAGACCATGAAGCTGGTTTGTCCGGTCTTGTTCATGAAATTTCCTATCTCGGTCCAGTCACACGCTGTCGTGTGACTGCGACTGACGGTGACATGGGTGTCACCGCCATGGTGCCGTCCCGTCAGGCGCGTGGGTTGAGTGAGAATATGGCCGTCCGGGCTGTATGGTCGAAAGAGTCTGCCTACCCTCTTTCATCGTAA
- a CDS encoding gamma-aminobutyraldehyde dehydrogenase, with product MLTRMLIGAVFVEGAGEKETLFAPMTGEVIMELASASTEQVDAAVLAAAEAFPVWSMTTPAERSMRLLRVADAIERDAEMLAELEARNTGKPRHLIVSDEIPAIVDCFRFFAAAARNLSGPIAGEYLAGHTSMLRRAPVGVVACIAPWNYPLLLATWKLAPALAAGNSCVIKPSENTPFTILHLGTIFAEIMPAGVVNIVLGRGNSVGQQLLDHPDVAMVSLTGDIATGRKVIAAAARSVKRTHLELGGKAPVIVYDDADIDAVVQGVRTFGYYNAGQDCTAACRVYADEKVYDRLVADLTASVEKISFGNSDDTRNEIPPLISVRQRSRVAAFVERAADLPHVEITTGGSMVEGRGYFYKPTVIAGALPGDEIVEREVFGPVVSVTRCRDMDAVIENVNGSAYGLASSVWTGNISRGMEAASRLRYGCTWVNTHFMLINEMPHGGFRNSGYGKDMSLGSIEDYTVSRHVMVKWN from the coding sequence GTGCTGACCAGAATGCTGATTGGCGCGGTCTTTGTCGAAGGTGCAGGAGAGAAGGAAACACTCTTTGCGCCGATGACGGGCGAGGTCATCATGGAACTGGCGAGCGCATCGACGGAACAGGTTGATGCAGCCGTGCTGGCGGCTGCTGAAGCCTTTCCGGTCTGGTCCATGACGACACCGGCCGAACGTTCCATGCGCCTGCTCAGGGTGGCGGACGCCATTGAGCGGGACGCGGAAATGTTGGCAGAGCTGGAAGCCAGAAATACAGGCAAGCCTCGTCATCTGATCGTGAGTGATGAAATTCCGGCCATTGTCGACTGCTTCCGTTTTTTCGCGGCGGCGGCAAGAAACCTGAGCGGTCCTATCGCGGGAGAGTATCTGGCGGGGCACACATCCATGTTGCGACGCGCCCCGGTGGGTGTGGTGGCCTGTATCGCCCCCTGGAACTATCCCCTGCTGCTGGCGACATGGAAGCTGGCTCCGGCGCTCGCCGCCGGTAATAGCTGTGTCATCAAGCCTTCCGAGAACACGCCTTTTACAATCCTGCATCTTGGAACAATTTTTGCAGAGATAATGCCCGCTGGCGTGGTCAATATCGTTCTGGGAAGAGGTAATTCTGTCGGGCAGCAGCTTCTGGATCATCCGGATGTCGCCATGGTCTCGCTCACCGGAGACATTGCGACAGGAAGGAAGGTCATTGCCGCCGCGGCCCGTTCCGTGAAACGCACGCATCTGGAACTGGGCGGGAAGGCTCCTGTCATTGTCTATGATGATGCCGACATCGATGCTGTCGTGCAGGGTGTCCGCACCTTTGGATATTATAATGCGGGACAGGACTGCACGGCTGCATGCAGGGTTTATGCGGACGAGAAGGTCTATGACCGTCTGGTTGCCGATCTTACCGCATCGGTCGAAAAAATTTCTTTTGGAAACTCAGATGATACAAGAAACGAGATTCCACCTCTGATTTCCGTGCGGCAGCGTTCCCGTGTGGCGGCTTTTGTTGAACGTGCCGCGGATTTACCTCATGTCGAGATCACGACGGGCGGAAGCATGGTTGAAGGTCGTGGGTATTTTTACAAACCCACCGTAATCGCCGGCGCGCTTCCGGGAGATGAGATTGTCGAACGAGAGGTCTTCGGTCCGGTTGTCTCCGTGACACGCTGCCGTGACATGGATGCCGTCATCGAAAATGTGAACGGGTCCGCCTATGGACTGGCTTCTTCCGTCTGGACCGGAAATATCAGTCGCGGCATGGAAGCTGCATCACGCCTTCGGTACGGATGCACATGGGTCAACACACATTTCATGCTGATCAATGAAATGCCGCATGGGGGATTCCGGAACTCCGGTTACGGCAAGGACATGAGTCTCGGATCCATCGAGGACTACACGGTATCGCGGCATGTCATGGTAAAATGGAACTGA
- a CDS encoding EamA family transporter: MRSPLSRQTQTELLPPAAVVLAMISITTGVSFARTLFPLIGSSATTVLRLGLASIILSVIMRIWRIRIPLRTLPAILPYGMSLGIMNLAFYTAISRIPLGIALAVEFMGPLVLAVSFSRNKSDFLWTGLAVIGLFLLLPLRHDPHPVDPTGMIFALGAGVCWAIYILAGKRAGAAFGTHAPTLGMMVGTLTILPFGITQFGSQLLHPHVIWNALALAVLSSALPYSLEMYALRRLPTKTFSVLTSGEPAVGAIMGMLLLGEHLPLPDWLGIAAIVTASLGTTVMSRRKTI; the protein is encoded by the coding sequence ATGCGCTCTCCTCTCTCCCGCCAGACACAGACTGAACTGCTGCCTCCCGCTGCGGTCGTGCTCGCCATGATCTCCATCACAACCGGCGTCTCCTTCGCCAGAACCCTGTTTCCGCTGATCGGATCTTCCGCTACGACGGTCCTGCGGCTTGGCCTCGCCTCAATCATTCTCTCCGTCATCATGCGTATCTGGCGGATCAGGATACCCCTCCGCACCCTGCCCGCGATTCTTCCTTACGGAATGTCCCTCGGGATCATGAATCTGGCATTTTATACGGCCATTTCACGCATTCCTCTCGGCATCGCCCTCGCTGTGGAATTCATGGGACCACTGGTTCTTGCCGTTTCCTTCTCCCGCAACAAAAGCGATTTTCTATGGACCGGACTGGCTGTCATCGGTCTGTTTCTTCTGCTGCCGTTACGGCATGACCCGCATCCCGTCGATCCGACAGGCATGATTTTTGCGCTCGGCGCAGGCGTATGCTGGGCGATCTATATTCTGGCGGGCAAGAGAGCAGGAGCCGCTTTCGGAACTCACGCGCCTACTCTGGGGATGATGGTCGGCACCCTGACAATCCTTCCTTTCGGCATCACCCAGTTCGGAAGTCAGTTGCTGCATCCCCACGTCATCTGGAATGCTCTGGCGCTGGCTGTTCTCTCAAGCGCGCTCCCCTACTCGCTGGAGATGTACGCGCTCCGCCGCCTGCCGACAAAAACCTTCAGCGTGCTGACCAGTGGCGAACCCGCTGTCGGCGCCATCATGGGCATGCTCCTGCTCGGCGAGCATCTGCCTCTTCCTGACTGGCTTGGCATCGCCGCCATCGTGACGGCATCCCTTGGCACAACGGTCATGAGTCGAAGAAAAACCATTTGA
- a CDS encoding TIGR01459 family HAD-type hydrolase — protein sequence MSQRKIEALQGIAPLLDRYDGFIVDLWGTVHNGVRPFPGVIDCLRALKKQGKRIVLLSNAPRPAAIIRGQLTAMGVDGALYDGIITSGEVTWRVLAGCTDPSVAQAWPWVKTLGKRVFHIGGQHDLSMFEGLGVELVSNPADATFVLNTGPDERRGQTELEPYLEILSACAVRDLPMICANPDMEVMRDGVRLICAGLLARAYEQKGGVVQWIGKPFAPVYEPVFELLGDIPKDRILAAGDALATDIRGAANVGVDALWVLAGIHGEGLADDPVLAQEEADGAGLAPVASVPAFVL from the coding sequence GTGAGTCAGCGGAAGATTGAGGCGCTTCAGGGCATTGCCCCGCTGCTGGATCGATATGATGGTTTTATCGTCGATCTCTGGGGGACCGTGCATAACGGAGTGCGGCCGTTTCCGGGTGTGATCGACTGCCTCCGCGCGCTGAAAAAGCAGGGCAAGCGAATTGTGCTGCTGTCCAATGCGCCGCGACCGGCTGCGATCATTCGCGGCCAGTTGACGGCGATGGGAGTGGATGGCGCGCTGTATGATGGAATCATCACCAGCGGCGAAGTGACCTGGCGCGTTCTTGCCGGATGCACTGACCCGTCCGTGGCGCAGGCATGGCCGTGGGTGAAAACCCTTGGCAAGCGGGTGTTTCATATTGGTGGTCAGCATGACCTGTCGATGTTCGAAGGGCTGGGGGTGGAGCTTGTCAGCAACCCGGCGGATGCGACATTCGTGTTGAATACGGGACCGGACGAGCGTCGGGGGCAGACGGAGCTGGAGCCCTATCTGGAGATCCTTTCGGCCTGTGCCGTGCGCGATCTGCCGATGATCTGCGCCAACCCGGACATGGAAGTAATGCGAGATGGCGTGCGGCTGATCTGTGCCGGTCTTCTGGCGCGCGCCTATGAGCAGAAAGGTGGCGTTGTCCAGTGGATCGGCAAGCCTTTTGCTCCTGTTTATGAGCCCGTTTTCGAACTGTTGGGAGATATTCCGAAGGATCGCATTCTGGCGGCGGGCGATGCGCTGGCGACCGATATTCGTGGGGCTGCGAACGTAGGCGTGGATGCGCTGTGGGTACTCGCGGGCATCCATGGGGAAGGGCTGGCGGATGATCCTGTACTGGCGCAGGAGGAGGCGGACGGAGCCGGTCTGGCTCCTGTCGCGAGTGTGCCAGCCTTTGTCCTGTAG